CGGAAGACCGCCTCGACCACGTCACCGACCGTGCGCACCGATTTGAATTCTTCGGCGGCGATTTTCTTGCCGGTCTGACGCTTGATGTGATCGATCAGATCGACGGCGTCGATGCTGTCGATTTCCAGATCCTGATACAGGTTTGATTCCAGACTGATGCGCGCAGGCTCCAGTTCGAACAGCTCGACCAAGGCATCGCGCAGGGTGTTGAAAATGTCGTCACGAGTTTGCATGGTCCGGTCTCAAGCTGCCTGTTTTGCCGTGACGAAGGCCGCGAGGCTCGCCACGTTGGTGAAGTGGTTACGGGTGTCTTTGGCGTCGGCGTCAATCTTGATGCCGTACTTTTTCTGGATCGCCAGACCCAGTTCAAGCGCGTCGACCGAATCCAGGCCCAGGCCTTCGCCAAACAGCGTCTGGTCATCGCCGATGTCGTCGACGCTGATGTCTTCGAGGCCTAGGGCGTCGATGATCAGCAGTTTGATGTCACGGTGCAGATCGCTCATCTTCGGCGAGCTCCTTGATGAAGTAAGAGTGCAAATAATCGTTGAGCTTGCGCGAGGCCTGCGGTGCCGGGCCAAGCGCAGCGAATGTCTGTGGGTCTATATCGGCCCCGACACGAAAACTGAAATGCACGCGGCGTTTGGGGATCCGATACCAGGGCTCGGCTTTGGTCAGCGTGGTCGGGCTGACCTTGATGACCACCGGAGTAAGGATTTTCGCACCACGCAGGGCTATCGCCGCAGCCCCCCGATGAAAGGCCGGTGCCTGTCCCGGTTGAGTGCGGGTGCCTTCGGGGAAAATGATCAGGGTCTGGCCGTTTTGCAGGGACTCGGCGGCGGCATCGAGCATGTCCATGCTGCCGTCATTGCTGATGTATTCGGTACAGCGCAGCGGGCCACGGGTGAAGGGGTTTTCCCACAGGCTTTTCTTCACCACGC
The sequence above is drawn from the Pseudomonas sp. FP2196 genome and encodes:
- a CDS encoding acyl carrier protein, producing MQTRDDIFNTLRDALVELFELEPARISLESNLYQDLEIDSIDAVDLIDHIKRQTGKKIAAEEFKSVRTVGDVVEAVFRLVQPAA
- a CDS encoding 1-acyl-sn-glycerol-3-phosphate acyltransferase translates to MDLATQPVTEKHRDAYYWRLLATAASFALFGLGGLCLRILVFPLLGCLPGDALKHRQRARQTVSRLFWFFVRFMARTGVLTYDIQGAERLGRPGQMIIANHPSLIDVVFLIGLVREANCVVKKSLWENPFTRGPLRCTEYISNDGSMDMLDAAAESLQNGQTLIIFPEGTRTQPGQAPAFHRGAAAIALRGAKILTPVVIKVSPTTLTKAEPWYRIPKRRVHFSFRVGADIDPQTFAALGPAPQASRKLNDYLHSYFIKELAEDERSAP
- a CDS encoding phosphopantetheine-binding protein — its product is MSDLHRDIKLLIIDALGLEDISVDDIGDDQTLFGEGLGLDSVDALELGLAIQKKYGIKIDADAKDTRNHFTNVASLAAFVTAKQAA